Genomic window (Streptomyces yatensis):
TGCTCGCGCTGCTGCTGGCCGCGGTCCTCTTCGGGCTGCCGCAGGGCCTGTCCTCGACGGGTAACCAGGCGGCCGTCTACACCCAGGCCCCGCGCGAGAGCGTCGGCGCGGCGGCCGGGCTGCAGCGCACCTCGCAGTACCTCGGCGCGATCACCGCCGCCGGGCTGATCGGGCTCTTCTACGGACAGCGGGCGACCGCCGCCGGGCTGCACGGCATCGCCATGGTGGCGGGTGCGCTCAGCCTCGCGGTGCTGCTGCTGACCGCCACCGACCGGGCCCTGCGCGCCCGCGGCCGTACCCGCACCTGACCACCCCCCTTTCCCCATACGACCAGACCCACTTTCCCCATACGACCAGACCCACAAGGCCCACCGGCCCACCGGCCCACCGGCCCACCCCCAGGAGGCACCATGTCCGCCACCACGCTCGACCTGAACACCGCCCTGGTCCTCGTCGACCTCCAGAAGGGCATCGCCGGACTGCCCACCGTCCACCCCACCGCCGAGGTCATCGAGCGCGGGGCCCGGCTGGCCGCCGCGTTCCGCAAGCGCGGACTGCCGGTCGTCCTCGTCCGGGTCGTGGCCGGGGCGCCGGGCCGCACCGAGGCGCAGGGGGGTGGCGGGGGCGGGCAGTTCCCGGCCGACTTCGCCGACCTCGTGCCGGAACTCGGCCGCGAGGACGGCGACATCGTGGTCACCAAGCACACCTGGGGCGCCTTCCACGGCACCGACCTCGACCTCCAGCTGCGCCGCCGCGGGGTGACCCAGGTGGTGCTCGGCGGCATCGCCACCAGCATCGGTGTGGAGTCCACGGCCCGGGGCGCCTACGCGCACGGGTACCACGTGACCCTGGCGACGGACGCCATGACCGACATGGACGCCGAGGCGCACCGCAACAGCGTCGAGAAGATCTTCCCCCGGCTCGGGGAGACCGACTCCACCGACGCGATCATCGGCCTGCTCGGCTGAGAAGCTGCTGCGCCGAGAAGCTGCTGCGCCGAGAAGCCGCGGAGCCAGAGCCTGGGCGGCGGGCTCTGGCATCGCACCAGAGCCCGCCGACCCACCGCGCCACCGCGCCACCGCGCCGGATCAGCGCTTCGGGCTGACCACCATCGCCGAGCCGCCGCCCCGCCGTTCCGTCTCGGCCGCCGCCAGCCACCGTCCGCCGGACAGCCGCTGCACACCGGTGGCCGCCCCGATCTCGGGGTTCTGCTTGAAGGAGTGGCCGAGCGCCTCCAGCTTGGCGCGCTCCGGGCCGTTCCACAGCCCCGGTTCCAGCTCCGTCTGGGCCGCGTTGCGCTGGCTGGCGCGCGGTGCGGCGATCGCGTCGACCAGCGGCATGCCCCGGTCGAGGTGGTTCAGCAGGGTCTGCAGCACGGTGGTGATGATGGTCGCCCCGCCCGGGGAGCCCAGCGCCAGCACCGGCTTGTGGCCGTCCAGCACGATCGTCGGCGACATGGACGAGCGCGGCCGCTTCCCCGGGCCCGGCAGGTTCGGGTCGTGGACGGCGGGGTCGGCGGGCGCGAAGGAGAAGTCGGTCAGCTCGTTGTTGAGCAGGAAGCCGCGGCCGGGGACGGTCATCCCGCTGCCGCCGGTCTGCTCGATGGTGAGGGTGTAGGCCACGACATTGCCCCACTTGTCGGCGACCGTGAGGTGCGTGGTGTTCTCGCCCTCGTACGTGGTCGGGGCGGCGTGGCCGCGGGTGTCGCAGGAGCCGGGCGCGGACGGGTTGTTCGGGTCGCCGGGCGGCACGGGGCTCTTGAGCACCGCGTCGTCCTTGATCAGGCAGGCCCGGGAGTCGGCGAACCGCTGTGAGGTGAGCCCCTTGGTGGGGACGTCCTCGGCGGCGGGGTCGCCCACCCAGCGTCCCCGGTCGGCGAAGGCGATCCGGCTGGCCTCGATATAGCGGTGCAGATACTCGAGGTCGCTGAGCTTGGAGAGGTCGGTCTTCTCCAGGATGTTGAGCGCCTCGGCGACGCTGGTCCCGCCGGAGGACGAGGGCGCCATGCCGTACACGTCCAGACC
Coding sequences:
- a CDS encoding isochorismatase family protein produces the protein MSATTLDLNTALVLVDLQKGIAGLPTVHPTAEVIERGARLAAAFRKRGLPVVLVRVVAGAPGRTEAQGGGGGGQFPADFADLVPELGREDGDIVVTKHTWGAFHGTDLDLQLRRRGVTQVVLGGIATSIGVESTARGAYAHGYHVTLATDAMTDMDAEAHRNSVEKIFPRLGETDSTDAIIGLLG
- the ggt gene encoding gamma-glutamyltransferase, with the protein product MVAVLGVVPAGAAGQEQDGTAKPAPAKTPVAVGYGGAVSSVDADASAAGIDVLRHGGNAVDAAVATAAALGVTEPYSAGVGGGGYFVYYDAKRHKVSTLDGRETAPRSADQKLFLGKDGKPLPFADAVTSGLSVGTPGTPATWNDALKDWGTRSLGQVLRPAERLARDGFTVDSTFRQQTADNQARFKDFPATAKLFLPGGELPKVGSTFRNPDLARTYALLAKKGVGAVYKGELGRDIVDTVRKPPVDPKAQRVVRAGDLTAEDLRAYGTKRQAPTRTAYRGLDVYGMAPSSSGGTSVAEALNILEKTDLSKLSDLEYLHRYIEASRIAFADRGRWVGDPAAEDVPTKGLTSQRFADSRACLIKDDAVLKSPVPPGDPNNPSAPGSCDTRGHAAPTTYEGENTTHLTVADKWGNVVAYTLTIEQTGGSGMTVPGRGFLLNNELTDFSFAPADPAVHDPNLPGPGKRPRSSMSPTIVLDGHKPVLALGSPGGATIITTVLQTLLNHLDRGMPLVDAIAAPRASQRNAAQTELEPGLWNGPERAKLEALGHSFKQNPEIGAATGVQRLSGGRWLAAAETERRGGGSAMVVSPKR